A single window of Bombus pascuorum chromosome 1, iyBomPasc1.1, whole genome shotgun sequence DNA harbors:
- the LOC132915103 gene encoding transmembrane 7 superfamily member 3-like isoform X2 codes for MRQVSIKANSNATFNITNISSSASFIIIQIHTYQHNVTLSYDKDYLNKISNRSVFGSNIGLFSRLTTNIVTQLFVKNDNVHDVNGLLAVVAYHNTAPIPGGCNMEFNTEIAPYASVQTLDTMVIVDVQPASVPLNDSVKLICEKNPVEVEMYQIFLNEQDFSINSYFMAIESMLTVTDIKKNGVKVVSPVISSPMRRVFSAYTGVGSVYVALATYGEYSAAYVPAFSYACHPTINPASCDVLPNLISKIICALCFFVGLLSICFGHNHLKADMALPIFFTGTVIGYAAVGDISIAMGIGLCFTIFWLACQCYLPIFFSGIMFNMTLGFLFACIAYFQSPGSFIILQNDWVFWSLFITLALGMSMIMTIIFHFGFVMTCSIIASFMIILPLDYWTGSALKYIVINIIRRMTVEGFNLAIVRPPSEANDIALVIFWSCLVLYRIWKQWCRIGVLDLAERTPLLR; via the exons ATGAGACAAGTATCTATCAAAGCCAATAGCAATGCAACATTTAATATAACCAACATTTCCTCCAGCGCTTCTTTCATTATCATTCAAATTCATACCTACCAACACAATGTCACGCTGTCTTATGATAAAGAttatcttaataaaatttcaaacagaaGCGTATTTGGATCAAACATTGGCCTTTTCTCTAGGCTAACCACGAACATAGTAACGCAACTATTCGTGAAAAACGATAATGTCCACGACGTTAATGGTCTACTCGCTGTTGTTGCTTACCACAATACAG CACCCATACCGGGTGGATGCAACATGGAATTCAATACAGAGATCGCGCCGTACGCGAGCGTGCAGACACTCGACACGATGGTGATCGTCGACGTGCAACCCGCCTCGGTACCGTTGAACGACAGCGTAAAGCTCATTTGCGAAAAAAACCCTGTGGAAGTCGAGATGTATCAGATATTCCTGAATGAGCAGGACTTCAGTATCAATAGTTATTTCATGGCTATTGAAAGCATGCTGACTGTTACGGATATCAAGAAAAACGGAGTAAAG GTAGTGAGTCCTGTGATTTCCTCTCCGATGAGGCGAGTGTTCAGCGCGTACACCGGAGTTGGCTCCGTTTACGTCGCACTGGCTACTTACGGGGAATATTCCGCGGCCTATGTGCCAGCATTTTCATACGCCTGTCATCCCACAATCAATCCTGCCTCCTGTGATGTTTTAC ccaatttaatttccaagatCATCTGCGCTTTATGTTTCTTCGTCGGATTGTTATCAATATGCTTCGGGCACAATCACCTTAAAGCCGATATGGCACTGCCGATATTTTTCACTGGAACTGTGATCGGTTACGCTGCAGTAG GGGATATTTCAATCGCCATGGGAATAGGCCTGTGTTTCACGATATTCTGGTTGGCGTGCCAGTGTTACCTCCCAATTTTCTTTAGCGGGATAATGTTTAACATGACGCTGGGCTTCCTCTTCGCGTGTATCGCTTACTTCCAGTCCCCGG GTTCGTTTATAATTCTGCAAAACGACTGGGTATTTTGGTCGCTGTTCATAACCTTGGCCCTTGGTATGAGTATGATCATGActataatatttcactttggTTTTGTCATGACTTGTTCCATAATTGCGTCCTTCATGATAATCCTGCCACTTGATTATTGGACTGGTTCTGCTctgaaatatattgtaataaatatcataagaaGGATGACCGTCGAGGGTTTCAATTTAGCCATAGTCCGACCACCATCTGAAGCTAATG ATATAGCCTTGGTCATATTCTGGTCATGTTTGGTGTTATATCGCATCTGGAAGCAATGGTGCAGAATAGGTGTACTAGATCTAGCGGAAAGAACTCCGTTACTTCgttga
- the LOC132915103 gene encoding transmembrane 7 superfamily member 3-like isoform X1, which yields MNRTFVGELLIFLLLTIGSLAREKSSDTVSLTDGSVLQVNLTNLHDSLPYMRQVSIKANSNATFNITNISSSASFIIIQIHTYQHNVTLSYDKDYLNKISNRSVFGSNIGLFSRLTTNIVTQLFVKNDNVHDVNGLLAVVAYHNTAPIPGGCNMEFNTEIAPYASVQTLDTMVIVDVQPASVPLNDSVKLICEKNPVEVEMYQIFLNEQDFSINSYFMAIESMLTVTDIKKNGVKVVSPVISSPMRRVFSAYTGVGSVYVALATYGEYSAAYVPAFSYACHPTINPASCDVLPNLISKIICALCFFVGLLSICFGHNHLKADMALPIFFTGTVIGYAAVGDISIAMGIGLCFTIFWLACQCYLPIFFSGIMFNMTLGFLFACIAYFQSPGSFIILQNDWVFWSLFITLALGMSMIMTIIFHFGFVMTCSIIASFMIILPLDYWTGSALKYIVINIIRRMTVEGFNLAIVRPPSEANDIALVIFWSCLVLYRIWKQWCRIGVLDLAERTPLLR from the exons ATGAACCGCACTTTTGTCGGAGAGCTGTTGATCTTTCTGTTACTCACCATTGGCAGCTTAGCTAGGGAAAAATCATCAGATACAGTATCTCTCACTG ATGGAAGTGTATTACAGGTGAATTTAACTAATCTTCATGATTCTCTGCCATACATGAGACAAGTATCTATCAAAGCCAATAGCAATGCAACATTTAATATAACCAACATTTCCTCCAGCGCTTCTTTCATTATCATTCAAATTCATACCTACCAACACAATGTCACGCTGTCTTATGATAAAGAttatcttaataaaatttcaaacagaaGCGTATTTGGATCAAACATTGGCCTTTTCTCTAGGCTAACCACGAACATAGTAACGCAACTATTCGTGAAAAACGATAATGTCCACGACGTTAATGGTCTACTCGCTGTTGTTGCTTACCACAATACAG CACCCATACCGGGTGGATGCAACATGGAATTCAATACAGAGATCGCGCCGTACGCGAGCGTGCAGACACTCGACACGATGGTGATCGTCGACGTGCAACCCGCCTCGGTACCGTTGAACGACAGCGTAAAGCTCATTTGCGAAAAAAACCCTGTGGAAGTCGAGATGTATCAGATATTCCTGAATGAGCAGGACTTCAGTATCAATAGTTATTTCATGGCTATTGAAAGCATGCTGACTGTTACGGATATCAAGAAAAACGGAGTAAAG GTAGTGAGTCCTGTGATTTCCTCTCCGATGAGGCGAGTGTTCAGCGCGTACACCGGAGTTGGCTCCGTTTACGTCGCACTGGCTACTTACGGGGAATATTCCGCGGCCTATGTGCCAGCATTTTCATACGCCTGTCATCCCACAATCAATCCTGCCTCCTGTGATGTTTTAC ccaatttaatttccaagatCATCTGCGCTTTATGTTTCTTCGTCGGATTGTTATCAATATGCTTCGGGCACAATCACCTTAAAGCCGATATGGCACTGCCGATATTTTTCACTGGAACTGTGATCGGTTACGCTGCAGTAG GGGATATTTCAATCGCCATGGGAATAGGCCTGTGTTTCACGATATTCTGGTTGGCGTGCCAGTGTTACCTCCCAATTTTCTTTAGCGGGATAATGTTTAACATGACGCTGGGCTTCCTCTTCGCGTGTATCGCTTACTTCCAGTCCCCGG GTTCGTTTATAATTCTGCAAAACGACTGGGTATTTTGGTCGCTGTTCATAACCTTGGCCCTTGGTATGAGTATGATCATGActataatatttcactttggTTTTGTCATGACTTGTTCCATAATTGCGTCCTTCATGATAATCCTGCCACTTGATTATTGGACTGGTTCTGCTctgaaatatattgtaataaatatcataagaaGGATGACCGTCGAGGGTTTCAATTTAGCCATAGTCCGACCACCATCTGAAGCTAATG ATATAGCCTTGGTCATATTCTGGTCATGTTTGGTGTTATATCGCATCTGGAAGCAATGGTGCAGAATAGGTGTACTAGATCTAGCGGAAAGAACTCCGTTACTTCgttga